One genomic region from Equus asinus isolate D_3611 breed Donkey chromosome 8, EquAss-T2T_v2, whole genome shotgun sequence encodes:
- the ZSCAN26 gene encoding zinc finger and SCAN domain-containing protein 26 isoform X2 has translation MTVLESAGSCCGSWAGNSPEETVKRKFFHTESSVKLGMAAASVSAHSPAPLNLKKEGLRVVKQHHHSAWQQGFQLQGNSTGPGQEPLCKQFRQLRYEETTGPREALSRLRELCHQWLQPETHSKEQILELLVLEQFLTILPEELQARVWEHHPESGEDVVTVLEDLQPALGERGQQHPDRPKEQKMLVEETAPPKAVQEQQVQLEHEVTKPEKEKGEETRMENGKLVVETEPCGGVESSRKISEPPEAHYEGSDLERQQAKPKKKTASTRSDCGEGFIQRSDLTKHEGTHMGEKLCESQVCQNSSVSGHQKIRSREKGHQCHECGKAFQRSSHLVRHQKIHLGEKPYQCKECGKVFSQNAGLLEHLRIHTGEKPYLCIHCGKNFRRSSHLNRHQRIHSQEEPCECKECGKTFSQALLLTHHQRIHSHSKSHQCNECGKAFSLTSDLIRHHRIHTGEKPFKCSICQKAFRLNSHLAQHVRIHNEEKPYECDECGEAFRQRSGLFQHQRYHHKEKLAS, from the exons ATGACGGTGCTCGAGAGCGCTGGCTCCTGCTGCGGGTCCTGGGCAGG GAATAGCCCTGAGGAGACAGTCAAAAGAAAGTTCTTCCACACAGAGAGCAGTGTGAAGCTGGGGATGGCAGCAGCCTCGGTGAGTGCTCATTCCCCGGCTCCTCTGAATCTGAAGAAGGAGGGGCTTCGGGTGGTGAAGCAGCATCACCACTCTGCTTGGCAACAGGGATTCCAGCTGCAAGGAAACAGCACAGGCCCTGGACAGGAGCCGCTGTGCAAACAGTTCAGGCAGTTGCGCTATGAAGAGACCACAGGACCTCGAGAAGCCCTGAGCCGACTCCGGGAACTTTGCCACCAGTGGCTACAGCCTGAGACCCACAGCAAGGAGCAGATCCTGGAGCTGCTGGTGCTGGAGCAGTTCCTGACCATCCTGCCCGAGGAGCTCCAGGCCCGAGTGTGGGAGCATCACCCAGAGAGTGGGGAGGACGTGGTCACTGTACTGGAGGATCTGCAGCCAGCGCTTGGAGAAAGAGGACAGCAG CACCCAGACCGGCCAAAGGAACAGAAAATGCTTGTGGAGGAGACAGCCCCTCCGAAAGCAGTGCAGGAGCAGCAGGTCCAGCTTGAGCATGAAGTTACAAAGCCCGAAAAGGAGAAGG GTGAGGAGACAAGGATGGAGAATGGGAAGCTGGTTGTAGAGACAGAACCTTGTGGAGGAGTGGAATCATCTAGGAAGATATCTGAACCCCCAGAGGCTCATTATGAGGGCTCTGACTTGGAAAGGCAGCAGGCCAAGCCCAAGAAGAAGACCGCCTCTACACGCTCAGACTGTGGGGAGGGCTTCATCCAGCGCTCAGACCTGACTAAACATGAAGGTACGCACATGGGAGAAAAGCTCTGTGAATCTCAAGTGTGTCAGAATTCTAGTGTTAGTGGACATCAGAAAATCCGTTCTAGAGAGAAAGGTCATCAGTGTCAcgagtgtgggaaagcctttcaGAGAAGTTCACACCTTGTCAGACATCAGAAAATCCATCTTGGCGAGAAGCCTTATCAGTGCAAGGAGTGTGGAAAAGTCTTTAGCCAGAACGCAGGCCTTTTGGAACATCTCAGAatccatactggagagaaaccttatctCTGTATCCACTGTGGAAAGAACTTTAGGCGCAGCTCTCACCTTAATCGACACCAGAGAATTCACAGTCAGGAGGAGCCCTGTGAGTGCAAGGAGTGTGGGAAAACCTTTAGTCAGGCCCTTCTCCTCACCCACCATCAGAGAATCCACAGCCACTCCAAAAGCCACCAGTGTAAcgagtgtgggaaagcctttagttTGACCTCAGACCTTATTCGACATCACAGgattcacactggagaaaaacctTTCAAGTGTAGTATATGCCAGAAAGCCTTCCGACTAAACTCACACCTCGCTCAGCACGtgagaatccacaacgaagaaaaACCCTATGAGTGTGATGAATGTGGAGAAGCCTTCAGACAGAGGTCAGGTCTTTTTCAACATCAGAGATATCACCACAAAGAAAAACTGGCTTCCTGA
- the ZSCAN26 gene encoding zinc finger and SCAN domain-containing protein 26 isoform X1, giving the protein MTVLESAGSCCGSWAGNSPEETVKRKFFHTESSVKLGMAAASVSAHSPAPLNLKKEGLRVVKQHHHSAWQQGFQLQGNSTGPGQEPLCKQFRQLRYEETTGPREALSRLRELCHQWLQPETHSKEQILELLVLEQFLTILPEELQARVWEHHPESGEDVVTVLEDLQPALGERGQQVHPDRPKEQKMLVEETAPPKAVQEQQVQLEHEVTKPEKEKGEETRMENGKLVVETEPCGGVESSRKISEPPEAHYEGSDLERQQAKPKKKTASTRSDCGEGFIQRSDLTKHEGTHMGEKLCESQVCQNSSVSGHQKIRSREKGHQCHECGKAFQRSSHLVRHQKIHLGEKPYQCKECGKVFSQNAGLLEHLRIHTGEKPYLCIHCGKNFRRSSHLNRHQRIHSQEEPCECKECGKTFSQALLLTHHQRIHSHSKSHQCNECGKAFSLTSDLIRHHRIHTGEKPFKCSICQKAFRLNSHLAQHVRIHNEEKPYECDECGEAFRQRSGLFQHQRYHHKEKLAS; this is encoded by the exons ATGACGGTGCTCGAGAGCGCTGGCTCCTGCTGCGGGTCCTGGGCAGG GAATAGCCCTGAGGAGACAGTCAAAAGAAAGTTCTTCCACACAGAGAGCAGTGTGAAGCTGGGGATGGCAGCAGCCTCGGTGAGTGCTCATTCCCCGGCTCCTCTGAATCTGAAGAAGGAGGGGCTTCGGGTGGTGAAGCAGCATCACCACTCTGCTTGGCAACAGGGATTCCAGCTGCAAGGAAACAGCACAGGCCCTGGACAGGAGCCGCTGTGCAAACAGTTCAGGCAGTTGCGCTATGAAGAGACCACAGGACCTCGAGAAGCCCTGAGCCGACTCCGGGAACTTTGCCACCAGTGGCTACAGCCTGAGACCCACAGCAAGGAGCAGATCCTGGAGCTGCTGGTGCTGGAGCAGTTCCTGACCATCCTGCCCGAGGAGCTCCAGGCCCGAGTGTGGGAGCATCACCCAGAGAGTGGGGAGGACGTGGTCACTGTACTGGAGGATCTGCAGCCAGCGCTTGGAGAAAGAGGACAGCAGGTG CACCCAGACCGGCCAAAGGAACAGAAAATGCTTGTGGAGGAGACAGCCCCTCCGAAAGCAGTGCAGGAGCAGCAGGTCCAGCTTGAGCATGAAGTTACAAAGCCCGAAAAGGAGAAGG GTGAGGAGACAAGGATGGAGAATGGGAAGCTGGTTGTAGAGACAGAACCTTGTGGAGGAGTGGAATCATCTAGGAAGATATCTGAACCCCCAGAGGCTCATTATGAGGGCTCTGACTTGGAAAGGCAGCAGGCCAAGCCCAAGAAGAAGACCGCCTCTACACGCTCAGACTGTGGGGAGGGCTTCATCCAGCGCTCAGACCTGACTAAACATGAAGGTACGCACATGGGAGAAAAGCTCTGTGAATCTCAAGTGTGTCAGAATTCTAGTGTTAGTGGACATCAGAAAATCCGTTCTAGAGAGAAAGGTCATCAGTGTCAcgagtgtgggaaagcctttcaGAGAAGTTCACACCTTGTCAGACATCAGAAAATCCATCTTGGCGAGAAGCCTTATCAGTGCAAGGAGTGTGGAAAAGTCTTTAGCCAGAACGCAGGCCTTTTGGAACATCTCAGAatccatactggagagaaaccttatctCTGTATCCACTGTGGAAAGAACTTTAGGCGCAGCTCTCACCTTAATCGACACCAGAGAATTCACAGTCAGGAGGAGCCCTGTGAGTGCAAGGAGTGTGGGAAAACCTTTAGTCAGGCCCTTCTCCTCACCCACCATCAGAGAATCCACAGCCACTCCAAAAGCCACCAGTGTAAcgagtgtgggaaagcctttagttTGACCTCAGACCTTATTCGACATCACAGgattcacactggagaaaaacctTTCAAGTGTAGTATATGCCAGAAAGCCTTCCGACTAAACTCACACCTCGCTCAGCACGtgagaatccacaacgaagaaaaACCCTATGAGTGTGATGAATGTGGAGAAGCCTTCAGACAGAGGTCAGGTCTTTTTCAACATCAGAGATATCACCACAAAGAAAAACTGGCTTCCTGA
- the ZSCAN26 gene encoding zinc finger and SCAN domain-containing protein 26 isoform X3, giving the protein MTVLESAGSCCGSWAGNSPEETVKRKFFHTESSVKLGMAAASGFQLQGNSTGPGQEPLCKQFRQLRYEETTGPREALSRLRELCHQWLQPETHSKEQILELLVLEQFLTILPEELQARVWEHHPESGEDVVTVLEDLQPALGERGQQVHPDRPKEQKMLVEETAPPKAVQEQQVQLEHEVTKPEKEKGEETRMENGKLVVETEPCGGVESSRKISEPPEAHYEGSDLERQQAKPKKKTASTRSDCGEGFIQRSDLTKHEGTHMGEKLCESQVCQNSSVSGHQKIRSREKGHQCHECGKAFQRSSHLVRHQKIHLGEKPYQCKECGKVFSQNAGLLEHLRIHTGEKPYLCIHCGKNFRRSSHLNRHQRIHSQEEPCECKECGKTFSQALLLTHHQRIHSHSKSHQCNECGKAFSLTSDLIRHHRIHTGEKPFKCSICQKAFRLNSHLAQHVRIHNEEKPYECDECGEAFRQRSGLFQHQRYHHKEKLAS; this is encoded by the exons ATGACGGTGCTCGAGAGCGCTGGCTCCTGCTGCGGGTCCTGGGCAGG GAATAGCCCTGAGGAGACAGTCAAAAGAAAGTTCTTCCACACAGAGAGCAGTGTGAAGCTGGGGATGGCAGCAGCCTCG GGATTCCAGCTGCAAGGAAACAGCACAGGCCCTGGACAGGAGCCGCTGTGCAAACAGTTCAGGCAGTTGCGCTATGAAGAGACCACAGGACCTCGAGAAGCCCTGAGCCGACTCCGGGAACTTTGCCACCAGTGGCTACAGCCTGAGACCCACAGCAAGGAGCAGATCCTGGAGCTGCTGGTGCTGGAGCAGTTCCTGACCATCCTGCCCGAGGAGCTCCAGGCCCGAGTGTGGGAGCATCACCCAGAGAGTGGGGAGGACGTGGTCACTGTACTGGAGGATCTGCAGCCAGCGCTTGGAGAAAGAGGACAGCAGGTG CACCCAGACCGGCCAAAGGAACAGAAAATGCTTGTGGAGGAGACAGCCCCTCCGAAAGCAGTGCAGGAGCAGCAGGTCCAGCTTGAGCATGAAGTTACAAAGCCCGAAAAGGAGAAGG GTGAGGAGACAAGGATGGAGAATGGGAAGCTGGTTGTAGAGACAGAACCTTGTGGAGGAGTGGAATCATCTAGGAAGATATCTGAACCCCCAGAGGCTCATTATGAGGGCTCTGACTTGGAAAGGCAGCAGGCCAAGCCCAAGAAGAAGACCGCCTCTACACGCTCAGACTGTGGGGAGGGCTTCATCCAGCGCTCAGACCTGACTAAACATGAAGGTACGCACATGGGAGAAAAGCTCTGTGAATCTCAAGTGTGTCAGAATTCTAGTGTTAGTGGACATCAGAAAATCCGTTCTAGAGAGAAAGGTCATCAGTGTCAcgagtgtgggaaagcctttcaGAGAAGTTCACACCTTGTCAGACATCAGAAAATCCATCTTGGCGAGAAGCCTTATCAGTGCAAGGAGTGTGGAAAAGTCTTTAGCCAGAACGCAGGCCTTTTGGAACATCTCAGAatccatactggagagaaaccttatctCTGTATCCACTGTGGAAAGAACTTTAGGCGCAGCTCTCACCTTAATCGACACCAGAGAATTCACAGTCAGGAGGAGCCCTGTGAGTGCAAGGAGTGTGGGAAAACCTTTAGTCAGGCCCTTCTCCTCACCCACCATCAGAGAATCCACAGCCACTCCAAAAGCCACCAGTGTAAcgagtgtgggaaagcctttagttTGACCTCAGACCTTATTCGACATCACAGgattcacactggagaaaaacctTTCAAGTGTAGTATATGCCAGAAAGCCTTCCGACTAAACTCACACCTCGCTCAGCACGtgagaatccacaacgaagaaaaACCCTATGAGTGTGATGAATGTGGAGAAGCCTTCAGACAGAGGTCAGGTCTTTTTCAACATCAGAGATATCACCACAAAGAAAAACTGGCTTCCTGA
- the ZSCAN26 gene encoding zinc finger and SCAN domain-containing protein 26 isoform X6, translated as MAAASGFQLQGNSTGPGQEPLCKQFRQLRYEETTGPREALSRLRELCHQWLQPETHSKEQILELLVLEQFLTILPEELQARVWEHHPESGEDVVTVLEDLQPALGERGQQVHPDRPKEQKMLVEETAPPKAVQEQQVQLEHEVTKPEKEKGEETRMENGKLVVETEPCGGVESSRKISEPPEAHYEGSDLERQQAKPKKKTASTRSDCGEGFIQRSDLTKHEGTHMGEKLCESQVCQNSSVSGHQKIRSREKGHQCHECGKAFQRSSHLVRHQKIHLGEKPYQCKECGKVFSQNAGLLEHLRIHTGEKPYLCIHCGKNFRRSSHLNRHQRIHSQEEPCECKECGKTFSQALLLTHHQRIHSHSKSHQCNECGKAFSLTSDLIRHHRIHTGEKPFKCSICQKAFRLNSHLAQHVRIHNEEKPYECDECGEAFRQRSGLFQHQRYHHKEKLAS; from the exons ATGGCAGCAGCCTCG GGATTCCAGCTGCAAGGAAACAGCACAGGCCCTGGACAGGAGCCGCTGTGCAAACAGTTCAGGCAGTTGCGCTATGAAGAGACCACAGGACCTCGAGAAGCCCTGAGCCGACTCCGGGAACTTTGCCACCAGTGGCTACAGCCTGAGACCCACAGCAAGGAGCAGATCCTGGAGCTGCTGGTGCTGGAGCAGTTCCTGACCATCCTGCCCGAGGAGCTCCAGGCCCGAGTGTGGGAGCATCACCCAGAGAGTGGGGAGGACGTGGTCACTGTACTGGAGGATCTGCAGCCAGCGCTTGGAGAAAGAGGACAGCAGGTG CACCCAGACCGGCCAAAGGAACAGAAAATGCTTGTGGAGGAGACAGCCCCTCCGAAAGCAGTGCAGGAGCAGCAGGTCCAGCTTGAGCATGAAGTTACAAAGCCCGAAAAGGAGAAGG GTGAGGAGACAAGGATGGAGAATGGGAAGCTGGTTGTAGAGACAGAACCTTGTGGAGGAGTGGAATCATCTAGGAAGATATCTGAACCCCCAGAGGCTCATTATGAGGGCTCTGACTTGGAAAGGCAGCAGGCCAAGCCCAAGAAGAAGACCGCCTCTACACGCTCAGACTGTGGGGAGGGCTTCATCCAGCGCTCAGACCTGACTAAACATGAAGGTACGCACATGGGAGAAAAGCTCTGTGAATCTCAAGTGTGTCAGAATTCTAGTGTTAGTGGACATCAGAAAATCCGTTCTAGAGAGAAAGGTCATCAGTGTCAcgagtgtgggaaagcctttcaGAGAAGTTCACACCTTGTCAGACATCAGAAAATCCATCTTGGCGAGAAGCCTTATCAGTGCAAGGAGTGTGGAAAAGTCTTTAGCCAGAACGCAGGCCTTTTGGAACATCTCAGAatccatactggagagaaaccttatctCTGTATCCACTGTGGAAAGAACTTTAGGCGCAGCTCTCACCTTAATCGACACCAGAGAATTCACAGTCAGGAGGAGCCCTGTGAGTGCAAGGAGTGTGGGAAAACCTTTAGTCAGGCCCTTCTCCTCACCCACCATCAGAGAATCCACAGCCACTCCAAAAGCCACCAGTGTAAcgagtgtgggaaagcctttagttTGACCTCAGACCTTATTCGACATCACAGgattcacactggagaaaaacctTTCAAGTGTAGTATATGCCAGAAAGCCTTCCGACTAAACTCACACCTCGCTCAGCACGtgagaatccacaacgaagaaaaACCCTATGAGTGTGATGAATGTGGAGAAGCCTTCAGACAGAGGTCAGGTCTTTTTCAACATCAGAGATATCACCACAAAGAAAAACTGGCTTCCTGA
- the ZSCAN26 gene encoding zinc finger and SCAN domain-containing protein 26 isoform X5, which translates to MAAASVSAHSPAPLNLKKEGLRVVKQHHHSAWQQGFQLQGNSTGPGQEPLCKQFRQLRYEETTGPREALSRLRELCHQWLQPETHSKEQILELLVLEQFLTILPEELQARVWEHHPESGEDVVTVLEDLQPALGERGQQHPDRPKEQKMLVEETAPPKAVQEQQVQLEHEVTKPEKEKGEETRMENGKLVVETEPCGGVESSRKISEPPEAHYEGSDLERQQAKPKKKTASTRSDCGEGFIQRSDLTKHEGTHMGEKLCESQVCQNSSVSGHQKIRSREKGHQCHECGKAFQRSSHLVRHQKIHLGEKPYQCKECGKVFSQNAGLLEHLRIHTGEKPYLCIHCGKNFRRSSHLNRHQRIHSQEEPCECKECGKTFSQALLLTHHQRIHSHSKSHQCNECGKAFSLTSDLIRHHRIHTGEKPFKCSICQKAFRLNSHLAQHVRIHNEEKPYECDECGEAFRQRSGLFQHQRYHHKEKLAS; encoded by the exons ATGGCAGCAGCCTCGGTGAGTGCTCATTCCCCGGCTCCTCTGAATCTGAAGAAGGAGGGGCTTCGGGTGGTGAAGCAGCATCACCACTCTGCTTGGCAACAGGGATTCCAGCTGCAAGGAAACAGCACAGGCCCTGGACAGGAGCCGCTGTGCAAACAGTTCAGGCAGTTGCGCTATGAAGAGACCACAGGACCTCGAGAAGCCCTGAGCCGACTCCGGGAACTTTGCCACCAGTGGCTACAGCCTGAGACCCACAGCAAGGAGCAGATCCTGGAGCTGCTGGTGCTGGAGCAGTTCCTGACCATCCTGCCCGAGGAGCTCCAGGCCCGAGTGTGGGAGCATCACCCAGAGAGTGGGGAGGACGTGGTCACTGTACTGGAGGATCTGCAGCCAGCGCTTGGAGAAAGAGGACAGCAG CACCCAGACCGGCCAAAGGAACAGAAAATGCTTGTGGAGGAGACAGCCCCTCCGAAAGCAGTGCAGGAGCAGCAGGTCCAGCTTGAGCATGAAGTTACAAAGCCCGAAAAGGAGAAGG GTGAGGAGACAAGGATGGAGAATGGGAAGCTGGTTGTAGAGACAGAACCTTGTGGAGGAGTGGAATCATCTAGGAAGATATCTGAACCCCCAGAGGCTCATTATGAGGGCTCTGACTTGGAAAGGCAGCAGGCCAAGCCCAAGAAGAAGACCGCCTCTACACGCTCAGACTGTGGGGAGGGCTTCATCCAGCGCTCAGACCTGACTAAACATGAAGGTACGCACATGGGAGAAAAGCTCTGTGAATCTCAAGTGTGTCAGAATTCTAGTGTTAGTGGACATCAGAAAATCCGTTCTAGAGAGAAAGGTCATCAGTGTCAcgagtgtgggaaagcctttcaGAGAAGTTCACACCTTGTCAGACATCAGAAAATCCATCTTGGCGAGAAGCCTTATCAGTGCAAGGAGTGTGGAAAAGTCTTTAGCCAGAACGCAGGCCTTTTGGAACATCTCAGAatccatactggagagaaaccttatctCTGTATCCACTGTGGAAAGAACTTTAGGCGCAGCTCTCACCTTAATCGACACCAGAGAATTCACAGTCAGGAGGAGCCCTGTGAGTGCAAGGAGTGTGGGAAAACCTTTAGTCAGGCCCTTCTCCTCACCCACCATCAGAGAATCCACAGCCACTCCAAAAGCCACCAGTGTAAcgagtgtgggaaagcctttagttTGACCTCAGACCTTATTCGACATCACAGgattcacactggagaaaaacctTTCAAGTGTAGTATATGCCAGAAAGCCTTCCGACTAAACTCACACCTCGCTCAGCACGtgagaatccacaacgaagaaaaACCCTATGAGTGTGATGAATGTGGAGAAGCCTTCAGACAGAGGTCAGGTCTTTTTCAACATCAGAGATATCACCACAAAGAAAAACTGGCTTCCTGA
- the ZSCAN26 gene encoding zinc finger and SCAN domain-containing protein 26 isoform X7, whose amino-acid sequence MLVEETAPPKAVQEQQVQLEHEVTKPEKEKGEETRMENGKLVVETEPCGGVESSRKISEPPEAHYEGSDLERQQAKPKKKTASTRSDCGEGFIQRSDLTKHEGTHMGEKLCESQVCQNSSVSGHQKIRSREKGHQCHECGKAFQRSSHLVRHQKIHLGEKPYQCKECGKVFSQNAGLLEHLRIHTGEKPYLCIHCGKNFRRSSHLNRHQRIHSQEEPCECKECGKTFSQALLLTHHQRIHSHSKSHQCNECGKAFSLTSDLIRHHRIHTGEKPFKCSICQKAFRLNSHLAQHVRIHNEEKPYECDECGEAFRQRSGLFQHQRYHHKEKLAS is encoded by the exons ATGCTTGTGGAGGAGACAGCCCCTCCGAAAGCAGTGCAGGAGCAGCAGGTCCAGCTTGAGCATGAAGTTACAAAGCCCGAAAAGGAGAAGG GTGAGGAGACAAGGATGGAGAATGGGAAGCTGGTTGTAGAGACAGAACCTTGTGGAGGAGTGGAATCATCTAGGAAGATATCTGAACCCCCAGAGGCTCATTATGAGGGCTCTGACTTGGAAAGGCAGCAGGCCAAGCCCAAGAAGAAGACCGCCTCTACACGCTCAGACTGTGGGGAGGGCTTCATCCAGCGCTCAGACCTGACTAAACATGAAGGTACGCACATGGGAGAAAAGCTCTGTGAATCTCAAGTGTGTCAGAATTCTAGTGTTAGTGGACATCAGAAAATCCGTTCTAGAGAGAAAGGTCATCAGTGTCAcgagtgtgggaaagcctttcaGAGAAGTTCACACCTTGTCAGACATCAGAAAATCCATCTTGGCGAGAAGCCTTATCAGTGCAAGGAGTGTGGAAAAGTCTTTAGCCAGAACGCAGGCCTTTTGGAACATCTCAGAatccatactggagagaaaccttatctCTGTATCCACTGTGGAAAGAACTTTAGGCGCAGCTCTCACCTTAATCGACACCAGAGAATTCACAGTCAGGAGGAGCCCTGTGAGTGCAAGGAGTGTGGGAAAACCTTTAGTCAGGCCCTTCTCCTCACCCACCATCAGAGAATCCACAGCCACTCCAAAAGCCACCAGTGTAAcgagtgtgggaaagcctttagttTGACCTCAGACCTTATTCGACATCACAGgattcacactggagaaaaacctTTCAAGTGTAGTATATGCCAGAAAGCCTTCCGACTAAACTCACACCTCGCTCAGCACGtgagaatccacaacgaagaaaaACCCTATGAGTGTGATGAATGTGGAGAAGCCTTCAGACAGAGGTCAGGTCTTTTTCAACATCAGAGATATCACCACAAAGAAAAACTGGCTTCCTGA
- the ZSCAN26 gene encoding zinc finger and SCAN domain-containing protein 26 isoform X4, whose product MAAASVSAHSPAPLNLKKEGLRVVKQHHHSAWQQGFQLQGNSTGPGQEPLCKQFRQLRYEETTGPREALSRLRELCHQWLQPETHSKEQILELLVLEQFLTILPEELQARVWEHHPESGEDVVTVLEDLQPALGERGQQVHPDRPKEQKMLVEETAPPKAVQEQQVQLEHEVTKPEKEKGEETRMENGKLVVETEPCGGVESSRKISEPPEAHYEGSDLERQQAKPKKKTASTRSDCGEGFIQRSDLTKHEGTHMGEKLCESQVCQNSSVSGHQKIRSREKGHQCHECGKAFQRSSHLVRHQKIHLGEKPYQCKECGKVFSQNAGLLEHLRIHTGEKPYLCIHCGKNFRRSSHLNRHQRIHSQEEPCECKECGKTFSQALLLTHHQRIHSHSKSHQCNECGKAFSLTSDLIRHHRIHTGEKPFKCSICQKAFRLNSHLAQHVRIHNEEKPYECDECGEAFRQRSGLFQHQRYHHKEKLAS is encoded by the exons ATGGCAGCAGCCTCGGTGAGTGCTCATTCCCCGGCTCCTCTGAATCTGAAGAAGGAGGGGCTTCGGGTGGTGAAGCAGCATCACCACTCTGCTTGGCAACAGGGATTCCAGCTGCAAGGAAACAGCACAGGCCCTGGACAGGAGCCGCTGTGCAAACAGTTCAGGCAGTTGCGCTATGAAGAGACCACAGGACCTCGAGAAGCCCTGAGCCGACTCCGGGAACTTTGCCACCAGTGGCTACAGCCTGAGACCCACAGCAAGGAGCAGATCCTGGAGCTGCTGGTGCTGGAGCAGTTCCTGACCATCCTGCCCGAGGAGCTCCAGGCCCGAGTGTGGGAGCATCACCCAGAGAGTGGGGAGGACGTGGTCACTGTACTGGAGGATCTGCAGCCAGCGCTTGGAGAAAGAGGACAGCAGGTG CACCCAGACCGGCCAAAGGAACAGAAAATGCTTGTGGAGGAGACAGCCCCTCCGAAAGCAGTGCAGGAGCAGCAGGTCCAGCTTGAGCATGAAGTTACAAAGCCCGAAAAGGAGAAGG GTGAGGAGACAAGGATGGAGAATGGGAAGCTGGTTGTAGAGACAGAACCTTGTGGAGGAGTGGAATCATCTAGGAAGATATCTGAACCCCCAGAGGCTCATTATGAGGGCTCTGACTTGGAAAGGCAGCAGGCCAAGCCCAAGAAGAAGACCGCCTCTACACGCTCAGACTGTGGGGAGGGCTTCATCCAGCGCTCAGACCTGACTAAACATGAAGGTACGCACATGGGAGAAAAGCTCTGTGAATCTCAAGTGTGTCAGAATTCTAGTGTTAGTGGACATCAGAAAATCCGTTCTAGAGAGAAAGGTCATCAGTGTCAcgagtgtgggaaagcctttcaGAGAAGTTCACACCTTGTCAGACATCAGAAAATCCATCTTGGCGAGAAGCCTTATCAGTGCAAGGAGTGTGGAAAAGTCTTTAGCCAGAACGCAGGCCTTTTGGAACATCTCAGAatccatactggagagaaaccttatctCTGTATCCACTGTGGAAAGAACTTTAGGCGCAGCTCTCACCTTAATCGACACCAGAGAATTCACAGTCAGGAGGAGCCCTGTGAGTGCAAGGAGTGTGGGAAAACCTTTAGTCAGGCCCTTCTCCTCACCCACCATCAGAGAATCCACAGCCACTCCAAAAGCCACCAGTGTAAcgagtgtgggaaagcctttagttTGACCTCAGACCTTATTCGACATCACAGgattcacactggagaaaaacctTTCAAGTGTAGTATATGCCAGAAAGCCTTCCGACTAAACTCACACCTCGCTCAGCACGtgagaatccacaacgaagaaaaACCCTATGAGTGTGATGAATGTGGAGAAGCCTTCAGACAGAGGTCAGGTCTTTTTCAACATCAGAGATATCACCACAAAGAAAAACTGGCTTCCTGA